A segment of the Candidatus Cloacimonadota bacterium genome:
TATAATTGTAAAGCCTTTTCTTTTGAACATTTCGGAGGAAAGGCTTTATTTAAACAAAAAAATGAGTCAACCATTGAAAAAAATAATCTCTCAAATTCTGGATTATTTTAGCGGCAAACGCATGCCGGAAAGCTATCCCAAATGGGAAAAAAGCTTAAGTTATCTGCAAAAACGAATGGATTACACCTTTAAGGACAGTACTTTACTAAAAGCTGCCTTAACCCATAAATCTTACCTTAGAAAACACTTTAACGACCATAAAATGCCCTCTCCTTTCGAACGCATGGAGTTTTTGGGCGATAGTATTTTGGGGTTTGTGGTATCTAAAGAACTCTTTGCCAAACATCCCAACGAGCAAGAAGGTAAGCTTTCCAAGCTTAAATCTAAAATTGTTTCCGAAACATATCTTACTCTTAAGGCAAACACTTTGGAATTGGGCAGATATTTGCTGTTAAGCCCTGAAGAAGCAGCCTCTGGAGGAGCCGAAAAACCCTCAATTCTATCCGATAGCGTTGAAGCACTGATCTGCGCCATTTATTTGGATAGCAGCATCGCCGCCGCCGCTCGCTTTATCAAGAATCATATTCTTGTGGATTATGAGGAAACTGTAACCCGTGATGAGCTGGTAAATTACAAATCAATTTTGCAAGAGTATTTACAGGGTAGAAACCAAGAACCTCCCAAATATGTTACTATAAGTGAGGATGGACCAGAGCATCAGAAAGTATTTACCGTGGAAGTGCGATTGGGCAACAAACTGAGTTGCCTTGGGAAAGGTAATACCAAAAAAACCGCCCATCAAGAAGCAGCTCGTGTGGCGTGTCAGAAACTGGGTATCTGATAGTAATGTAGATGCAATAGTTCCGCCTATCGAATTATGGTAAGATAGCATAATAAAAACAACATCCAGACAAGCATTCTTCTTTGCCAATGCGCCTGAGCATTGGGGATGGTATTTCCACTCAGAGACCGTTGCTCATCCATATTTAGCAGATTTTTGCACGAAACAACAGCATTGTGTGCTTTTTTTATCGCCTTTCCACCATTTTAGTATGAGACCTACCCCATGCTCCTATTAATCAACGGTATTACTCCTATTGCCTTAAGCTGTTCTTACCCAGTATTCAAGTAGAGATTATCTTATGTCGAGGGAGTATCTCGGGAGTAAGCATAGCTAATCCTTACCTAAAGCATAAG
Coding sequences within it:
- the rnc gene encoding ribonuclease III, translated to MKKIISQILDYFSGKRMPESYPKWEKSLSYLQKRMDYTFKDSTLLKAALTHKSYLRKHFNDHKMPSPFERMEFLGDSILGFVVSKELFAKHPNEQEGKLSKLKSKIVSETYLTLKANTLELGRYLLLSPEEAASGGAEKPSILSDSVEALICAIYLDSSIAAAARFIKNHILVDYEETVTRDELVNYKSILQEYLQGRNQEPPKYVTISEDGPEHQKVFTVEVRLGNKLSCLGKGNTKKTAHQEAARVACQKLGI